A section of the Jannaschia sp. S6380 genome encodes:
- the argE gene encoding acetylornithine deacetylase, whose translation MTLTPMTLTARQIMERLVAFPTVSRDSNLALVDWVEDYLASHGVSARRVYDATGGKAALYANVGPKVAGGVVLSGHTDVVPVDGQDWTFEPFAVTEKDGRYYGRGTCDMKGFDALALAMVPYALERGVSRPLQIALSYDEEVGCVGAPPMIDDMVTHLPRAAAAIIGEPSMLRPVTGHNASTITDIHVHGYEVHSSKLPQGVSAIHEAGRILQWVNDWNAKIWAEAPDPISAMFDPPHTTTHVGMIQGGTAHNITAKDCTFKLGFRVPAGDDIDRHHAALSSFLTELDADLRARHPEAGVTWNTALGVPGLKPETDGAAEALIRRVTGDNGTHVVTYGTEAGQFQERGYSAVVCGPGDIAQAHQPDEWIAVDQFRKGEALLRRVVDGLVD comes from the coding sequence ATGACCCTGACCCCGATGACCCTGACCGCGCGACAGATCATGGAACGGCTCGTGGCCTTTCCCACGGTCAGCCGCGACTCGAACCTCGCGCTGGTGGATTGGGTCGAAGACTACCTCGCGTCCCATGGGGTAAGCGCCCGACGGGTCTATGATGCGACCGGCGGCAAGGCCGCGCTCTATGCCAATGTCGGGCCGAAGGTTGCGGGCGGCGTGGTCCTGTCGGGCCATACCGACGTGGTTCCGGTCGACGGCCAGGACTGGACCTTCGAGCCCTTCGCCGTGACCGAGAAGGACGGCCGGTATTACGGTCGCGGCACCTGCGACATGAAGGGGTTCGACGCGCTGGCACTCGCCATGGTGCCCTATGCGCTGGAACGCGGCGTTTCGCGGCCGCTGCAGATCGCACTCAGCTACGACGAGGAGGTGGGCTGCGTCGGCGCCCCGCCGATGATCGACGACATGGTGACCCACCTGCCCCGCGCCGCCGCCGCCATCATCGGCGAGCCCTCGATGCTGCGCCCGGTGACGGGCCACAACGCATCGACCATCACCGACATCCATGTCCACGGCTACGAGGTCCACTCCTCGAAACTGCCGCAGGGCGTCAGCGCCATCCACGAGGCGGGGCGCATCCTGCAATGGGTGAACGACTGGAACGCGAAGATCTGGGCCGAAGCGCCGGACCCGATCTCGGCCATGTTCGACCCGCCGCACACGACCACCCATGTCGGCATGATCCAGGGTGGCACCGCGCACAACATCACGGCGAAGGACTGCACCTTCAAGCTGGGCTTCCGCGTGCCCGCGGGCGACGACATCGACCGGCACCATGCCGCGCTGTCGTCTTTCCTGACCGAACTCGACGCGGACCTGCGGGCGCGGCACCCGGAGGCCGGCGTGACGTGGAACACCGCGCTCGGCGTACCCGGCCTGAAGCCCGAGACCGACGGCGCCGCCGAGGCCCTGATACGACGCGTCACCGGCGACAACGGCACGCATGTCGTCACCTACGGCACCGAGGCAGGCCAGTTCCAGGAACGCGGCTATTCCGCCGTCGTCTGCGGCCCCGGCGACATCGCGCAGGCGCACCAGCCCGACGAATGGATCGCCGTGGACCAGTTCCGCAAGGGCGAGGCCTTGCTGCGGCGCGTCGTCGACGGATTGGTCGACTGA